In Bacillota bacterium, the genomic window GTGCTCGAAAAAGGGCGACATCCCGTCCGGGAACTCCGGGCTCGTGCAGCCGATGCACGGGGTGTTGGCCCCCACCGGCCAGTTCGTGTGCCCGCCGCACCACGGGCGGACGGGGCAGTCGGCCCTGGTCACCGGTCCCTTGCAGCCGATCTTATACGTGCACCAAGGCTCTCCCGGTTTTTCCGCAAAGATGCTGTTTTCGAAGTAGTAGCGCCGCTGGCAGCGGTCGTGGATGGTTTCGCCGTAGTAAAGGACCGGGCGGTTGTTATCGTCAAGGCGCGGCTCGCCGTAGCGCACGAGGTGGAAAAGGGTGCCCGCGATCCAGTCCGGGTGCACCGGGCAACCGGGCACGTTGATCACCTTTTGCGGTATGACTTTGTTTACGGGTTTGGAACCCGTGGGGTTCGGATGGGCGGCGTACGGCCCGCCGAAAGAGGCGCAGGTGCCGACGGCGACCACGTAATTCGCTCCGGCGGCAAGTTCGGTTACGGCCTGAAGCGCCGTCCACGGCTTGCCGTTGCGCTGTCCCACAACGCAGTAAAAACCTCCGGCGGCTGTCGGGATGGACCCCTCGACAACCAGGATGTAAGATCCTTTGGGTTCTCGAAGCGCTTGTTCGAGCACGCCCGTGGCGACGCCGCCTTCCCCCGCCATAAAGAACTCGTTAAAGGAAAAATGGAAAAGTTCCTCCACCATCTGGCGGTAGTCCGGGTGCAGCGAATTAAGCATGGAGATGGAATCTCCCGCACAGGTGTTGGTCATGAGCCAGATTATCTTTGTTTTATTTTGCAGCATTCTTTTAGGCGGCCGCGGCTCTTAAACGGCCTGCTGCGTAAAAGGTGGTAAGGCCGAAGGCAAGGTGGTTGAAAAGCATCGTTACGACGGTGGCCAGGTCCGGGCGCAAAAGCCGGAGCGGTACCAAATGCGCCGCCAAATCCCCGTAGACCACTACCCAGAGCAGCCCGCCGTACAAAAGACCGGTGAGACGTAAGATGTAAACCCCTATTACGCCGAGCAATGCCGCCAACACCGAGTGCACCACAAGACCTATAACCAGCGCCGGCGCGGAGTTGATCGCCGCTCCCTCAGGGAGGAAAGCGAATGCGGCCTGGTGCAGGATGGTGGTTTCGGCCACGCCGATGACGTAAAGGCTGAGTCCTACGGTGAGTTTGACCAGCCCGCCCGAGATGCCTGCAATCGCACCTGTATAAATAGTGTCTTGCACTAATTGCAAGTCTCCTCTGTTGCTTTTGTTCTTATTATTGTTTGTTTGCACAGATAAGATTCGGGGAAGTCATACCAGACGCCGGAAGTCGCAAGGCAGAACCCGCGACCATGGTTCCGAATTTTGAATTCTTACTATTTTTTTTCCTTTTGGAGAAACAATATGAGAAGCGAGAGTGGAAATGAAATTCTGGGTGGTGTGCCAGCGATGCTTGAGGAAGGCAGGATTTCGGCGTTTCAGGCGATGATCTACCAGATCAGCATGATGCTGGCGACGCTGATCCTTTTCACGCCCGGTGTGGCGGCGATGAAGGCGCGCGGTGACGCCTGGCTTTCAATATTCCCGGCGCTTCTTCTGGGTTTTATGGCGGTGTTTATTGCAACGAGACTGGCGCTGCGCTTCCCGGAGCAGACGGTGGTGGAATACACCCCCAGGGTTCTCGGCGCTTTCTTCGGCAAGCTTATCGGCTTTATCTACGTCTTTTACTTTTTCTTTTTAATGTATTACGTCCAGCGCCAGTTCGGCGAACTTATGTCGACATCATACTTCCCCCTCACTCCCAACATCGTTTTAATCGCTCTCCTTACTCTGCTTGCCGCGTACATGGTTTACATGGGCCTGGAGGTCATCTGCCGGGTGGCGTTGATCTGGGGTGTTTTTGTCCCCGCCTTCTTCCTGCTCTTTGCGCTGATCGCCAAGGACATTGAAGTCGGCAATTTCCAGCCGGTCCTGGAACATGGGATAGGTCCGGTAGTGGCCGGGTCTTTTTTGCCCGGGGCGACCTTTACGGAGGCGGCGGTGGTGGTCCTGATACTCTTACCCTTCATCGGCGATAAGCGGCGCGCGCTGGGCGCCGGACTTGCGGCGGTCACCGGCGTTTGTGTTCTATTCGCCGTCGTGCTCATCGGCGCCATAGGTATGATGGGGGCCGAAACCACCGGGCGGCTTATGTTTCCGGGGTTTACCCTTTACCGGCGCATGCATGTCGAGGCTTTACCGGTTTTAGACAGGCAGGACGCCCTTTATATGGCGATCTGGGTGGGAGGGATGCTGCTGAAGCTCGCCACTTTCTTTCACGCGGGGATGCTCAGCCTCGGTCAGTGGCTCGGGTTCAAAAGCCACCGCCCGTTGATCCTTCCGGTAGGGGCGCTGGTGACGGCCCTCGGGATCCAGGCTTGGGGGAACGTTACCGAGCTGGCCGACTTTGCGGCGCAGGGGGTCCCTTTTTTCATCTTATTTATCACCATTGTCCTTCCAGTGATACTTCTTCTGGCAGCGGTTTTACGGAAGATGCGCGACGACCCGGCTGCAGGAGGTGAGAAGCGTGCGTCCGCGCCTGATAAAAAAGCTTAAGGATTTATTAATTCAGTCCCAAAAACCGCGGTGGACCGGGCGCAAATCCCCGATGCCGTCCCGGCCGGCGCAACCGGAGGGCGACCCGGATAAGGTGTGGGAGCCTTCCGAACTCGAAAAAACTCCGGTTTCCGCCGACCTTGAAGAGAACCTGAGACTGCTCCGGGAGTTGCTGGGGCAGAACACGGACTTCGTGATAAGAGAGCTTGCGATAGGGCCGCGCAAAACGCCGGCGGCGGTGGCCTACTTCGCGCCGCTGGTCGACGGCGCCAAGATAAGCGACCACGTGCTGCGGGGCCTGACTACCGATTGTCCTCAGGACCTTAAGATTTCACTGGCGTCGATAGCGGAGCGCGCGGTCACGCTGGCCGGCGTCGAAGAGGCGGGCGACCTCTGGGCGGTATCGGACGGCCTGCTCGGCGGTAGAGCCATGCTGTTCGTATCCGGAGAGGACCGGGCGCTCGAACTGAGGGTCCGCGGTTACGAAGGGCGGGCGGTCCAGGAATCGTCCACCGAAAGCGTGGTGCGCGGCCCGCGGGACGCTTTCGTTGAAAACGTCGGAAGAAACATGATGCTCGTCCGGCAGCGGATAAGGACCCCGAACCTGGTGCTCGAGCGGTTCTACTTCGGGCGGCTGACCCGGACGTCGGTGGTGGTGGGCTATATAAAAGGGCTGGCGGCGCCGGACCTGGTGCGGGAGGTCCGGGAGAGGCTTGAGCGCATCGACGTGGACGCGCTTCTGGCGTCGAACTTCATTGAGGAGGTGCTCGCCGACAACCCGTATTCCCCCTTCCCGCAGGCGCTCGCCACCGAACGGCCGGACCGTATCGCCGCCTACCTTGCGGAGGGCAAGGTGATGCTGATCGTCGACACCACGCCCTTCGTGTTGATCGTTCCAGCCACGCTGCCCATGCTGCTGCAGTCGCCCGAGGACTATTACCACCCCTTCGGGATCAGCACGGTTATCCGCTGGCTCAGGTACCTGGCCTTTGTGGTTTCGCTTATCGTCTCACCCCTCTATGTCGCCATCACCACCTTCCACCAGGAGATGATCCCGTTTGAACTGCTTCTCAACATCGCGGGGGCGCGGGAAGGGGTGCCGTTGCCGGCCGCCCTGGAAGCGCTTTTGATGGAAGGGACTTTCGAGCTTCTGCGTGAGGCGGGCATCAGGCTGCCGCGGTCCGTTGGCCAGGCGATAAGCATCGTCGGGGCGCTGGTCATCGGGCAGTCGGCGGTTACGGCGGGTCTGGTGTCACCGCAGATGGTGATCGTGGTGGCGCTGGCCGGCATCTCCTCCTTCGCCTCCCCTTCCTACGAACTGGCCATTCCGCTGCGCCTCCTGCGCTTCCCGCTTATTTTCCTGGCGGCAAGCCTCGGGCTTTTCGGCGTGACCACCGGTGTTCTTGCGATAATCATTCACCTTGCGGGACTGCGCTCTTTCGGGGTGCCGTACCTTTCCCCGCTGGCGCCCCTCAAATTCAACGAGCTGAAGGATGTGCTGGTGAGGGCGCCCTTGTGGGCGATGCGCACACGGCCGGGAACGTCCAAGCGCAACTGGCACCGCATGGCGCCCGGTCTGAAACCGGGACCGCCGGAAGATAAGTAAAGGGAAGGTGTAGAGGGTCAGTAGCCAGTAGTCAGAAGCTAGAAGCCGGAATAAGAGAATAAAGCTGGAACGTGCCTGAACGGTTACAAAAGAAAATGGCGCGTCAGTTCCGGTGCACTTCTACAGACGTTGAACTTAGAAACTTGAACGCTTTAACGTAGGAAAGGGGGTGAGGGGTTTTGCAGCGGGTTGTCGCGCTGTTTCTGGCGGTTGTCCTTTCAGCCCTGGCGGCGGGCTGCTGGGATGTTGTGGAGATCGAAGACCAGGCCTACGTTACGGGGATGAGCGTGGACATCGCTTCCGGGAATAAAATCAAGTTGACGGCCCAGGTTGTGAACCCGCGTGTCATCGGCGGCGGCGCCAGGGGAATAACTCCCGCCGCGAGCATCTCCGCGAAGTGATTCGAGAACTACCAGGCGGTCGGGCCGACCGCCTTCGAAGCGCTGAGGAAGATGAACCTGTTGGTGCCGCGGCGGATCACTATGACCCAGAACCGCGAGGTAATATTTTCCGAAAGGCTTGCGCGCAAAGGCCTTCTTCATGTACTGAGCTTTTTCAACCGTCGCGAAGAAAGCCGCAAGCTAAGCTTTGCGATGGTCGGGAGAGGGGAGATGGAGGAGATCATGGACGTTCCGGGCGCGATCGAGACGTGCGCGACGCTGCGCATCGAGGCGATTTTACGCCACCAGAGGTTTACATACTACTTTCCGGTTGTGCGCTTGGGCGATTTCATGGATACGATGAGCCAGGAGGGGCGGGAGGCATACTGTCCGGTGGTCAGGGTACGGAAGAATCCGACTCAGACCCTCCGACCGTACAAGAACGCCCCCAACACTGCTCCGGAGCCCTATCTCGAAATAGAAGTAGGGGGCACGGCGCTTTTCAGGAAGGACAGACTTGTCGGGTTTCTGGACGATACGGAAACGCGCGGGCTCCTGTGGACCCAGGGGATTGTTAGGGGAGGCCCGCTCCCGCTGCCCTGCCCCAAAGGGAAGAATTACACCACGATCGAGGTAATCCGCTCGAATGCTGAAATGAAACCGGAGATAACACGCGACGGGCGGCTGAAGATTACTGTAAACATCCGGGAGGAGGCCAACCTCGAAGAAACCGAGTGCGACCTTGATGTGGGGAAGCCGGAGGGGATAAAGAAGCTTGACGCGCTGCAGTCCAAAGTTATCGCGAGGGAGGTGACAAGCGCGGTGCGTAAGGCCCAGGCGTGTAAAAGCGACGTCTTTGGTTTCGGCGCGGCCTTTCACCGGCGTTACCCCCGCCAATGGCGGGCGATGGAGAAGAACTGGTCCGAGCAGCATTTTCCCAGGGTTGAGGTAAAGGTCGCGGCCGACGCCAGGATAAGGCGCACCGGACTGCGGAAGTCGCCGCTTACGACGACGTCGAAACTGAGAAAATAAACAAGAAGCGAGGGTTAAATGGCCTATATCTTGCTCTTGATTCTGATTTTCACGGCAATGGCTTACTTTGAGGTGCCCCGCATGCTTAAGAACAACATGCGCCGGGAACTGTACGCCTTTATCGTGATTTCCGCCCTTGGTTTCACCCTGGCAGCCGGTCAGATCTTACACCTTCCGCTGCCGAACATCACCAAAGGGATTGAGACGGTTGTCAGACCGTTGTACGAGGCGGTGGAGACGCTGCTGCTGCCGCCGGAATTTCCTAAATAGAAACCATTCCAGCCGCCAAGACGCCAAGAAAAACAGTATTAAAAAGGGTGCAGTCTGCTATGAAACGCAGATAGAAAGGAGTTTAAACCCGCACGGCGAAAATACAAACGTCAGACCGAAGACGAATATGCGGTTCATCTTGACCTTGGCAGAGGCCGCAGGCAGCAGGGAGAATATAGAAGGTAGAATGCAGAAGGTAGAAGGCGGAAGGGAGAAGAGGAAAGGTAAGGGTTACGTTAAGTCCCGGATCGGAGGTCCTCAGTCGTTGGTTAGAAGTCACGAGTCACAAGTCGCGGGTTCCGAGTCGGGAGTCAGTGCGGAACCAATCTTTAGTCTAGGAGCAGTAGGCGTTAGATAGTAGATAGTAGGTAGTAGGTAGTAGGTAAAGATAGAAGTCCTCAGCCGACAGTCCTCGGTCCTCAGTATGGACTGGACGAAGCAGCCTTTTAAGTATTCCGGCATTTGATTCCGGTTTCAAAATTCTCCATTCTATATACTGACTACTGAATTCTGGTTTTAATTCTGTATTCTGTTTTACACTTTGAACCTTGAACCTTGAACTTTTTAGGGGGGAGTTGCGGTGGGGTGTGAGGAGCGGCTTAAGGAAATGGGGATAGCGCTGCCGGAGGCGCCGCGTCCCGTGGCGGCATACGTTCCCTTTGTCGTGGTCAACGATCTGGTCTTTACCTCGGGACAGCTTCCCGTGGCGGACGGCGCGCTGCGTTACACCGGAAGGGTGGGGGAGGAACTGACCTTGGAAGCGGGTCAGACCGCGGCGCGGCTGTGCGCCGTAAACTGCCTTGCGGTGGTGCGGGCGGCGGCGGGGAGCCTGGATAAAGTGCTGCAGGTGGTAAAAATAACCGGGTACGTGGCGGGCGCGCCGGGTTTCTACGGGCAGCCTCAAGTCCTGAACGGGGCCTCTGAGCTTTTAGAGTCGGTTTTCGGGGCGGCGGGCCGTCACGCGCGGGCGGCGGTGGGCGTCAGCGCCCTGCCGCTGGGTGCGCCCGTGGAACTGGAAATGGTGGTTAGGATATCGGTCTGATCAAGGGAGCGGAGGGTCTTTTACGCCTTATTACGTTGTAACTATTCAACTTATATTACACTTACCCAGCACTCAACTTTATGTGTAAAAGCAGCGGAATCAGGCCGCCTTCACCGGCTGAGTTGAGTGCGGGGCGGTGAGAGGCAAGCAATTGGGAAGTGAGAAGTGCGGGATTGGAAGTGGGATTCCCGCGCCCAACATGGTACCTGAATAGTTGCCTTCAGTTGAGGGGAATTCTACCACCCCAATGCGGCTTGTCAAGCGCGTCTCGTTTAGGATAAACTTAATACGGTATGCAGTAGGTAGTAGGCAGTATTTCTTCTTATTTTGTCTACTATCTGCTGTCTACTGTATGCTGCCTGCTGTATTGGGGGATTGAGTTTGGTGAGAACGCCCAGGACTTCCGGGAACCCGTGGCTTCTGGTGGCGTTAATCGTTATCGGCGGCCTCGCGGGGAGCGCCCTCGGAGATTCTTTGGCCGGGGCTGTTCCCTTTCTGAAAAACGCCTCTCATCTGGGTTTTGGCCCGGCCATTATTAATCTGGAGTTCTTGAGTTTCACCGTCGGTTTTTCCATGGTGATGGGGCCGCTTACGGTCCTGGGTTTTATCGTGGGATACCTCGCATACAGAAGGCTATGAAACGACTTTTTCTTGCTTCAACATCGCCCCGGCGGCGGGCGCTCCTGGCAACTCTGGGCGTCGAGTTCGAGGTCCTGACGGCGTCCGTGGATGAAACGATGCCCCCGCTCCCTCCGGAAAAGGCGGTGGAGGTTCTCGCAACACGGAAAGCGCAGGCCGCGGCCAAAAGGATACCGGAAGGCCTGATTATCGGCGCCGATACCGTGGTCGTTCACCGCGGCCGCGTTCTCGGGAAACCCGTGGACGCCGCCCAGGCCAGGGAAATGCTCTCTTCCCTTCAGGGCAACGGACACACGGTTTTTACCGGAGTGGCCGTGCTGGCGATGCCGGAGGGGGCGGCAGCGGTCGGGCATGAGCAGACAAATGTCTATTTTGCCCCCCTCGGAAAGGATGAGATTAACGCCTACGTGGCTACCGGTGAACCTCTCGACAAGGCGGGAGCTTATGCGGCGCAGGGTTTGGGCGGGGTTTTCATCCGGAGGATTGAGGGATGTTACTTTAACGTCGTTGGCCTGCCGCTCAACCTGCTTGGCGATTTGCTCAGGGGTTTCGGTTTGAACCTGCTTTAAGAAGGTGTGAGGCGGGAGGTTGAA contains:
- a CDS encoding Maf family protein, yielding MKRLFLASTSPRRRALLATLGVEFEVLTASVDETMPPLPPEKAVEVLATRKAQAAAKRIPEGLIIGADTVVVHRGRVLGKPVDAAQAREMLSSLQGNGHTVFTGVAVLAMPEGAAAVGHEQTNVYFAPLGKDEINAYVATGEPLDKAGAYAAQGLGGVFIRRIEGCYFNVVGLPLNLLGDLLRGFGLNLL
- a CDS encoding DUF4321 domain-containing protein, whose amino-acid sequence is MRTPRTSGNPWLLVALIVIGGLAGSALGDSLAGAVPFLKNASHLGFGPAIINLEFLSFTVGFSMVMGPLTVLGFIVGYLAYRRL
- a CDS encoding hydrogenase small subunit codes for the protein MLQNKTKIIWLMTNTCAGDSISMLNSLHPDYRQMVEELFHFSFNEFFMAGEGGVATGVLEQALREPKGSYILVVEGSIPTAAGGFYCVVGQRNGKPWTALQAVTELAAGANYVVAVGTCASFGGPYAAHPNPTGSKPVNKVIPQKVINVPGCPVHPDWIAGTLFHLVRYGEPRLDDNNRPVLYYGETIHDRCQRRYYFENSIFAEKPGEPWCTYKIGCKGPVTRADCPVRPWCGGHTNWPVGANTPCIGCTSPEFPDGMSPFFEHLPDISLPGVKVAADRAGIITGAATALGIGVHLAANIATGRLAHVLRKGKKGQNTPSRIFKRLAQRRK
- a CDS encoding RidA family protein translates to MGCEERLKEMGIALPEAPRPVAAYVPFVVVNDLVFTSGQLPVADGALRYTGRVGEELTLEAGQTAARLCAVNCLAVVRAAAGSLDKVLQVVKITGYVAGAPGFYGQPQVLNGASELLESVFGAAGRHARAAVGVSALPLGAPVELEMVVRISV
- a CDS encoding spore germination protein — translated: MRPRLIKKLKDLLIQSQKPRWTGRKSPMPSRPAQPEGDPDKVWEPSELEKTPVSADLEENLRLLRELLGQNTDFVIRELAIGPRKTPAAVAYFAPLVDGAKISDHVLRGLTTDCPQDLKISLASIAERAVTLAGVEEAGDLWAVSDGLLGGRAMLFVSGEDRALELRVRGYEGRAVQESSTESVVRGPRDAFVENVGRNMMLVRQRIRTPNLVLERFYFGRLTRTSVVVGYIKGLAAPDLVREVRERLERIDVDALLASNFIEEVLADNPYSPFPQALATERPDRIAAYLAEGKVMLIVDTTPFVLIVPATLPMLLQSPEDYYHPFGISTVIRWLRYLAFVVSLIVSPLYVAITTFHQEMIPFELLLNIAGAREGVPLPAALEALLMEGTFELLREAGIRLPRSVGQAISIVGALVIGQSAVTAGLVSPQMVIVVALAGISSFASPSYELAIPLRLLRFPLIFLAASLGLFGVTTGVLAIIIHLAGLRSFGVPYLSPLAPLKFNELKDVLVRAPLWAMRTRPGTSKRNWHRMAPGLKPGPPEDK
- a CDS encoding endospore germination permease; translation: MRSESGNEILGGVPAMLEEGRISAFQAMIYQISMMLATLILFTPGVAAMKARGDAWLSIFPALLLGFMAVFIATRLALRFPEQTVVEYTPRVLGAFFGKLIGFIYVFYFFFLMYYVQRQFGELMSTSYFPLTPNIVLIALLTLLAAYMVYMGLEVICRVALIWGVFVPAFFLLFALIAKDIEVGNFQPVLEHGIGPVVAGSFLPGATFTEAAVVVLILLPFIGDKRRALGAGLAAVTGVCVLFAVVLIGAIGMMGAETTGRLMFPGFTLYRRMHVEALPVLDRQDALYMAIWVGGMLLKLATFFHAGMLSLGQWLGFKSHRPLILPVGALVTALGIQAWGNVTELADFAAQGVPFFILFITIVLPVILLLAAVLRKMRDDPAAGGEKRASAPDKKA